From one Streptococcus oralis genomic stretch:
- a CDS encoding glycoside hydrolase family 125 protein, whose amino-acid sequence MVYSKEIVREWLNEVAERAKDHPEWVDVFERCYTDTLDNTVEILEDGSTFVLTGDIPAMWLRDSTAQLRPYLHVAKRDALLRQTIAGLVKRQMTLVLKDPYANSFNIEENWKGHHETDHTDLNGWIWERKYEVDSLCYPLQLAYLLWKETGETSQFDETFVAATKEILHLWTVEQDHNNSPYRFVRDTDRREDTLVNDGFGPAFAVTGMTWSAFRPSDDCCQYSYLIPSNMFAVVVLGYVQEIFEELDLADSQNIMADAERLQSEIQEGIENYAYTTNSKGEKIYAFEVDGLGNASIMDDPNVPSLLAAPYLGYCDVNDEVYQATRRTILSPENPYFYQGEYASGLGSSHTFYRYIWPIALSIQGLTTRDKAEKKFLLDQLVACDGGTGVMHESFHVDDPTLYSREWFSWANMMFCELVLDYLDIR is encoded by the coding sequence ATGGTATATTCTAAAGAAATTGTTAGAGAATGGCTGAACGAAGTAGCGGAGCGGGCTAAGGACCATCCCGAGTGGGTGGATGTCTTCGAGCGTTGCTATACAGACACCTTGGACAATACGGTCGAGATTTTAGAAGATGGCTCAACTTTTGTTTTGACTGGGGATATTCCTGCCATGTGGCTTCGGGATTCGACAGCCCAACTCAGACCCTACTTGCATGTGGCTAAAAGAGATGCCCTCCTGCGTCAGACTATTGCAGGTTTGGTTAAGCGTCAGATGACCTTGGTGCTCAAGGATCCTTATGCCAACTCCTTTAACATTGAGGAAAACTGGAAGGGCCACCACGAGACTGACCATACCGACCTTAATGGTTGGATTTGGGAACGCAAGTACGAAGTGGACTCTCTTTGCTATCCTTTGCAGTTGGCTTATCTCCTCTGGAAAGAGACTGGAGAGACCAGTCAGTTTGATGAGACTTTTGTCGCAGCGACCAAGGAAATTCTTCATCTTTGGACAGTGGAACAAGACCACAACAATTCACCTTATCGTTTTGTCCGTGATACGGACCGCAGGGAAGACACCTTGGTAAATGATGGCTTTGGACCTGCCTTTGCAGTGACAGGTATGACCTGGTCAGCCTTTCGCCCGAGTGATGACTGCTGTCAGTATAGCTATTTGATTCCGTCAAATATGTTTGCAGTAGTGGTCTTGGGTTATGTCCAAGAAATCTTTGAAGAACTGGATCTAGCTGATAGCCAAAACATCATGGCAGACGCTGAGCGTCTCCAGTCTGAAATCCAAGAAGGCATCGAAAATTACGCTTACACAACTAACAGCAAGGGCGAAAAGATTTATGCCTTTGAAGTGGATGGTTTAGGAAATGCCAGCATCATGGATGATCCAAACGTACCAAGTTTGTTGGCGGCGCCTTATCTGGGCTATTGCGATGTCAACGATGAAGTGTATCAAGCCACTCGTCGCACCATTCTGAGCCCTGAAAATCCATACTTCTACCAAGGAGAATACGCTAGCGGTCTCGGAAGTTCTCATACCTTCTATCGCTATATCTGGCCCATTGCCCTTTCTATCCAAGGCTTGACAACAAGAGATAAGGCAGAGAAGAAATTCTTACTCGATCAGCTGGTTGCCTGCGATGGTGGTACAGGTGTCATGCACGAAAGCTTCCACGTGGATGACCCAACGCTCTACTCTCGTGAATGGTTCTCTTGGGCCAACATGATGTTCTGTGAATTAGTCTTGGATTACCTGGATATTCGCTAG
- a CDS encoding GH92 family glycosyl hydrolase, which produces MKPLLETIDTRFGTASKHAFSRGNTLPYTGVPFGMNYFVPQTSDQEGAWFFEPHLPIFQGIRLTHQPSPWIGDYSWLLLTPITGQLGGDSLFHRQSSYDRDKASFQPHYLKIFSLRFQIETQLTPTCYGASIRLEQKQDKALSLYLHAADELTGEQIDKRTLALRQEGKTETNKNPLILFTALQMNTDILAITQEEGDWRIDLASSQAEIQLATSFISPSQALLNLPQKDFDSCKANAQADWENLLHRFDIVETGEADRTFFDHCLYRLFLFPQTFYEVNESGQAIHMDLSTGTVKPGVLFSNNGFWDTFRTTFPLFALIIPEHYHRFLEGFLNSYRDTGFLPKWLAPDERGMMPGTLLDGIIADSACKDITPDLEEEFLQAMLETATESDPLGINGRHGLAQYQELGYLSSDNHESVSHTLDYAYSDFCIASCAQKLGQNDIAETYKVASQNFRHLFDSETGYMRARDSQGNFRPDFSPYSWGRDYAECSAIQATLGVLHDIPGLIQLMGGKEAFSNYLLKACQDAPLFETTGYGYEIHEMSEMATAPFGQIAISNQPSFHIPYLFRYSNYPDYTALLIKSIRQKAFHPSWQAYPGDEDNGSLSAWYIWSALGFYPTCPGKPSYDLGIPLFDHLRIYLAKENKWLDIHAEQNHSHFNFVKECRLDKNIVSSLQHQDLLKAEQLTFTLSWLPNHS; this is translated from the coding sequence ATGAAACCACTACTTGAAACCATCGATACCCGCTTTGGGACTGCTAGCAAGCATGCCTTTTCTCGGGGAAATACCCTGCCTTACACGGGCGTTCCTTTTGGGATGAATTATTTTGTGCCTCAGACCAGCGATCAGGAGGGAGCTTGGTTTTTCGAACCACATCTGCCCATCTTTCAAGGGATTCGATTAACCCACCAGCCCAGTCCTTGGATTGGCGACTACTCTTGGCTGCTTCTGACACCTATCACCGGCCAGCTTGGGGGAGATAGCCTCTTTCACCGTCAATCCTCCTATGATAGGGATAAAGCTTCCTTCCAACCTCATTATCTGAAGATTTTCTCCCTGCGCTTTCAGATTGAAACCCAGCTTACACCGACTTGCTATGGCGCTTCTATTCGTTTGGAGCAAAAGCAAGACAAAGCCCTCTCCCTCTATCTTCACGCAGCAGATGAACTGACAGGAGAACAAATAGATAAGCGGACTCTTGCCCTGCGTCAAGAGGGAAAAACAGAGACCAACAAAAATCCGCTGATACTGTTTACTGCTTTACAAATGAATACGGATATTCTTGCTATCACACAAGAAGAGGGAGACTGGCGAATTGACTTAGCAAGCAGTCAAGCCGAGATTCAACTAGCAACTTCTTTCATATCGCCTTCTCAAGCGCTGCTTAATCTACCTCAAAAGGACTTTGATAGCTGTAAAGCAAATGCCCAAGCAGACTGGGAAAATCTCCTCCACCGTTTTGATATCGTGGAGACAGGGGAAGCCGACCGAACCTTTTTTGATCACTGCCTCTACAGACTCTTCCTTTTCCCACAGACATTTTATGAGGTGAACGAGTCAGGGCAGGCCATCCACATGGATTTGTCTACTGGTACTGTCAAGCCCGGTGTCCTCTTTAGCAACAATGGTTTCTGGGATACCTTCCGCACCACCTTCCCCCTCTTTGCCCTTATCATACCGGAACACTATCACCGCTTTCTAGAAGGTTTCCTCAATAGCTACCGCGATACTGGTTTCCTGCCAAAATGGCTGGCTCCAGATGAGCGTGGCATGATGCCTGGCACTCTTTTAGACGGCATTATCGCAGATAGCGCCTGCAAGGACATAACCCCCGACTTGGAAGAAGAATTCCTCCAAGCCATGCTGGAGACAGCCACCGAGTCTGATCCTCTTGGCATCAACGGTCGCCACGGTTTGGCCCAATACCAAGAACTGGGCTATCTATCCTCAGACAATCACGAAAGCGTCAGTCACACCCTAGACTATGCCTATAGCGATTTTTGTATCGCTAGCTGCGCCCAAAAGCTTGGTCAGAATGACATCGCTGAGACTTATAAGGTCGCATCGCAGAATTTCCGTCATCTCTTTGACTCTGAGACAGGCTATATGCGTGCGCGAGACAGTCAAGGCAACTTCCGACCTGACTTCTCTCCTTACAGTTGGGGACGAGACTACGCCGAATGTTCTGCCATTCAAGCGACTTTGGGCGTTCTACACGACATCCCTGGCTTAATCCAACTGATGGGTGGAAAAGAAGCCTTCAGCAATTATCTTTTGAAAGCCTGTCAGGACGCTCCTCTCTTTGAGACGACTGGCTATGGTTACGAGATTCACGAGATGAGCGAGATGGCTACCGCTCCTTTTGGGCAAATCGCCATTTCCAACCAGCCTAGCTTCCACATTCCATATCTCTTTCGCTATAGCAACTATCCAGACTACACTGCTCTACTCATCAAGTCGATACGTCAGAAAGCCTTTCACCCCAGCTGGCAAGCCTATCCTGGCGATGAGGACAATGGCAGTCTCTCTGCTTGGTATATCTGGTCAGCTCTCGGATTCTATCCGACCTGTCCAGGAAAACCCAGTTACGACCTCGGAATCCCTCTCTTTGATCACCTCCGTATCTACCTGGCTAAGGAAAATAAATGGCTGGATATCCATGCCGAGCAAAACCACAGCCATTTCAACTTTGTCAAAGAATGCCGATTGGACAAGAACATAGTATCTAGCCTTCAACACCAAGACCTCTTGAAAGCTGAGCAACTGACCTTTACACTTAGCTGGTTGCCAAATCACTCATAA
- a CDS encoding alpha-L-fucosidase: protein MTNIKPHGPLPSQAQLDYLEDELAAFIHFGPNTFYDQEWGSGQEDPKRFNPTKLDAREWIRVLKETGFKKLILVVKHHDGFVLYPSAHTDYSVKASPWRKGAGDLLLEVSQAATEFDMDMGVYLSPWDAHSPLYHVDREADYNAYYLAQLKEILSNPAYGNAGKFTEVWMDGARGEGAQKVNYEFETWFETIRDLQGDCLIFSTEGTSIRWIGNERGYAGDPLWQKVKPDQLGTEAELDYLQHGDPFGTLFSIGEADVSLRPGWFYHEDQDPKSLEELVEIYFHSVGRGTPLLLNIPPNQDGLFDEKDIRRLYEFAAYRDTLYREDLALGAKVSGLALSPDFACHHLTDGLETSSWASDSELPIQLELDLGSPKTFDVIELREDLKLGQRIAAFHVQVELDGAWQEFGSGYTVGYKRLLRGSVVEAQKIRVTITEAQALPLLTKISLYKTPTLSKKETVQQLEFSEKILAVTKGENVHFTVKRIESSSPLEAKISIQPGTGVHGVAYRDEIQVLAFQVGEIEKRLTIPTLYFVGDKSLDFYLNLTVDGQLVDQLQVQVS, encoded by the coding sequence ATGACGAACATAAAACCACATGGACCATTACCAAGCCAGGCCCAGCTGGATTATTTAGAGGATGAACTAGCTGCCTTTATCCATTTTGGTCCCAATACCTTTTATGACCAAGAATGGGGAAGTGGGCAAGAGGATCCCAAGCGTTTTAACCCGACCAAGTTGGATGCGCGTGAATGGATTCGAGTGCTCAAAGAAACGGGTTTTAAAAAGCTGATTTTGGTGGTCAAGCACCACGATGGTTTTGTGCTCTATCCGTCAGCCCATACAGATTATTCGGTCAAGGCTAGCCCTTGGAGGAAAGGAGCGGGGGACTTGCTCCTTGAAGTTTCCCAGGCTGCAACTGAGTTTGACATGGATATGGGAGTGTATTTGTCTCCTTGGGATGCTCACAGTCCCCTCTATCACGTGGACCGAGAAGCGGATTACAATGCCTACTATCTGGCTCAATTGAAGGAAATCTTGTCAAATCCTGCTTATGGCAATGCTGGGAAGTTCACTGAGGTGTGGATGGATGGTGCTCGAGGCGAAGGGGCCCAGAAGGTCAACTATGAGTTTGAGACTTGGTTTGAAACCATTCGTGACTTGCAAGGCGATTGTTTGATTTTCTCAACTGAAGGGACCAGTATCCGCTGGATTGGAAATGAACGAGGCTATGCAGGGGATCCCTTGTGGCAAAAGGTCAAACCAGACCAGTTAGGAACAGAGGCGGAATTAGATTATCTACAGCACGGAGACCCCTTTGGGACGCTATTTTCAATCGGTGAGGCAGATGTTTCTCTTCGGCCGGGCTGGTTTTACCATGAGGATCAGGACCCCAAGTCTCTCGAGGAATTGGTCGAAATCTACTTTCACTCGGTGGGTCGGGGTACACCTCTCTTACTCAATATTCCGCCAAACCAAGATGGACTCTTTGACGAAAAGGATATCCGGCGACTGTATGAATTTGCTGCCTACCGTGACACACTCTATAGGGAAGATTTAGCTCTGGGAGCCAAGGTATCTGGACTTGCTCTATCACCAGACTTTGCCTGTCATCATCTGACAGATGGACTGGAAACTAGTTCATGGGCAAGTGATTCAGAGTTGCCAATCCAATTAGAGCTCGATTTAGGATCACCTAAAACATTTGATGTGATTGAGTTAAGAGAAGATTTGAAGTTGGGGCAACGCATCGCTGCTTTCCATGTTCAGGTAGAGTTGGATGGTGCCTGGCAGGAGTTTGGCTCTGGTTATACTGTTGGCTACAAACGTCTCTTACGAGGATCAGTCGTTGAGGCGCAGAAGATACGCGTGACCATTACAGAGGCACAGGCTTTGCCTTTGTTGACCAAGATTTCACTCTATAAAACACCTACCTTGTCGAAAAAAGAAACTGTTCAGCAACTAGAGTTTTCAGAAAAAATTCTCGCTGTGACCAAGGGAGAAAATGTCCACTTTACAGTGAAGCGCATAGAATCTAGCAGTCCTTTAGAAGCTAAGATTTCGATTCAACCAGGGACGGGTGTGCATGGTGTCGCTTATCGGGACGAGATTCAAGTCCTTGCGTTTCAAGTTGGCGAGATTGAAAAAAGGCTGACGATACCAACCTTGTATTTTGTAGGAGATAAAAGCTTAGATTTTTATCTGAATTTGACGGTAGATGGTCAGCTTGTTGACCAGCTTCAGGTCCAAGTTTCATAA
- a CDS encoding zinc ABC transporter substrate-binding protein AdcA, which produces MKKLSLLLASLCALFLVACSNQKQADGKLNIVTTFYPVYEFTKQVAGDTANVELLIGAGTEPHEYEPSAKAVAKIQDADTFVYENENMETWVPKLLESLDKKKVKTIKATGDMLLLPGGEEEEEGHDHGGEGHHHDYDPHVWLSPARAIKLVEHIRDSLSADYPDKKETFEKNAAAYIEKLQVLDKAYTDGLSQAKQKSFVTQHAAFNYLALDYGLKQVSISGLSPDAEPSAARLAELTEYIKKNKISYIYFEENASQALANTLSKETGVKLDVLNPLESLTEEATKDGEDYISVMEKNLKALKQTTDQEGPEIEPEKEENTKTVHNGYFEDADVKDRTLSDYVGNWQSVYPFLEDGTFDQVFDYKAKLTGKMTKDEYKAYYRKGYQTDVTKINITDNTMEFVQGGQSKKFTYKYVGKKILTYKKGNRGVRFLFEATDADAGQFKYVQFSDHNIAPVKAGHFHIFFGGTSQEALFEEMDNWPTYYPDNLSGQEIAQEMLAH; this is translated from the coding sequence ATGAAAAAACTGAGCTTACTACTAGCTAGTCTATGTGCCCTGTTTTTAGTGGCTTGTTCCAATCAAAAACAGGCAGATGGGAAGCTAAATATCGTGACAACCTTTTACCCTGTCTACGAATTTACCAAACAAGTCGCAGGAGATACTGCTAATGTAGAACTCCTCATCGGTGCTGGTACAGAACCCCATGAGTATGAACCGTCTGCCAAGGCAGTTGCCAAAATCCAAGATGCAGATACCTTTGTCTATGAAAATGAAAACATGGAAACTTGGGTTCCAAAATTGCTAGAATCCTTGGATAAGAAAAAGGTGAAAACTATCAAGGCGACAGGTGATATGCTGCTCCTACCAGGAGGTGAGGAAGAAGAGGAAGGGCATGATCATGGCGGCGAGGGTCACCATCACGACTACGATCCTCATGTTTGGCTTTCACCAGCACGCGCCATCAAACTGGTAGAGCATATCCGTGACAGCTTGTCAGCAGATTATCCTGATAAAAAAGAGACTTTTGAAAAGAACGCTGCTGCCTATATCGAAAAATTGCAAGTCTTGGACAAGGCCTACACAGATGGCTTGTCTCAAGCTAAACAAAAGAGCTTTGTGACCCAGCACGCTGCCTTTAACTACCTTGCCTTGGACTATGGTCTCAAGCAAGTATCCATCTCAGGTCTATCACCAGATGCAGAGCCATCAGCAGCACGTTTGGCAGAATTAACAGAGTATATTAAGAAAAACAAGATTTCTTATATCTACTTTGAAGAAAATGCCTCACAAGCCCTCGCCAATACACTTTCAAAAGAAACAGGTGTCAAACTAGACGTGCTCAATCCGCTAGAAAGTCTAACAGAAGAAGCAACCAAGGATGGTGAGGACTATATCTCTGTGATGGAGAAAAACCTCAAGGCTTTGAAACAAACAACGGACCAAGAAGGACCAGAAATCGAGCCAGAGAAGGAAGAAAACACTAAGACAGTTCACAACGGTTACTTTGAGGATGCAGATGTCAAAGATCGTACCTTGAGTGACTATGTTGGCAACTGGCAGTCAGTTTATCCTTTCCTTGAAGATGGGACCTTTGATCAAGTCTTTGACTACAAGGCTAAGTTGACTGGTAAGATGACCAAGGATGAGTACAAGGCTTACTATAGAAAAGGCTATCAGACAGATGTGACTAAGATCAACATCACGGACAACACTATGGAATTTGTTCAAGGTGGCCAAAGCAAGAAATTCACCTACAAGTATGTCGGCAAGAAAATCTTGACATATAAGAAAGGCAACCGTGGTGTGCGCTTCCTCTTTGAAGCGACAGATGCGGACGCTGGACAATTCAAGTATGTTCAGTTTAGTGACCACAATATCGCCCCAGTTAAGGCAGGACATTTCCATATCTTCTTTGGAGGTACTAGCCAAGAAGCCCTCTTTGAAGAGATGGATAACTGGCCAACCTACTACCCAGATAACCTATCTGGCCAAGAAATCGCTCAAGAAATGTTGGCGCATTGA
- a CDS encoding metal ABC transporter permease has protein sequence MLSLLSYDFMQRAFLAVIAMSLFSPVLGTFLILRRQSLMSDTLSHVSLSGVAFGLVLGISPTISTIAIVLIAAVFLEYLRTVYKNFMEIGTAILMSTGLAVSLIVMSKGKSSSSMSLDQYLFGSIVTISQEQVLFLFAIAAVVLLLTFLFLRPMYILTFDEDTAFVDGLPVRTMSILFNMVTGVAIALMIPAAGALLVSTIMVLPASIALRLGKNFKSVMLLASAIGFLGMVAGLYISYYAETPASASITIIFVAVFLLVSLLKRFIK, from the coding sequence ATGCTTAGTTTGTTATCTTATGACTTCATGCAGCGTGCCTTCTTGGCGGTCATTGCCATGAGTCTCTTTTCTCCAGTTCTTGGGACCTTCCTTATCTTACGTCGTCAGAGTCTCATGAGTGATACCCTCAGTCACGTTTCTCTGTCAGGGGTAGCCTTTGGTCTGGTTTTGGGAATTTCTCCAACTATTTCAACCATTGCTATTGTCTTGATCGCAGCGGTCTTTCTAGAGTATCTCCGGACAGTCTATAAGAACTTTATGGAAATCGGGACAGCCATCCTCATGTCAACAGGACTTGCAGTGTCTCTGATTGTCATGAGTAAGGGGAAAAGTTCGAGTTCCATGAGTTTGGACCAATATCTCTTTGGTTCGATTGTAACCATTAGCCAGGAGCAGGTGCTATTCCTCTTTGCCATTGCGGCGGTCGTTTTACTCTTGACTTTCTTATTCTTGCGACCAATGTATATCCTGACCTTTGATGAGGACACGGCTTTTGTAGATGGCTTGCCAGTTCGTACCATGTCTATCCTCTTTAACATGGTGACAGGGGTGGCCATTGCCCTTATGATTCCAGCTGCAGGAGCCCTTTTGGTGTCGACCATTATGGTCTTGCCGGCTAGCATTGCCCTTCGTCTGGGGAAAAACTTTAAATCCGTTATGTTACTAGCCAGCGCTATTGGCTTTTTGGGAATGGTGGCAGGTCTCTATATTTCCTACTATGCAGAAACCCCTGCCAGTGCTAGTATCACCATTATCTTTGTAGCTGTCTTTTTGTTAGTCAGTCTACTGAAACGTTTTATCAAATAG
- a CDS encoding metal ABC transporter ATP-binding protein, with translation MRYITVEDLSFYYDKEPVLEHINYSVDSGEFVTLTGENGAAKTTLIKASLGILQPRFGKVTISKTNTHGKKLRIAYLPQQIASFNAGFPSTVYEFVKSGRYPRKGWFRRLNAHDEEHIKASLDSVGMWEHRDKRIGSLSGGQKQRAVIARMFASDPDIFVLDEPTTGMDAGSKNEFYELMHHSAHHHGKAVLMITHDPEEVKDYADRNIHLVRNQDSPWRCFNVHESDQEVDHA, from the coding sequence ATGCGGTATATTACAGTAGAGGACTTGTCTTTCTATTATGACAAGGAACCTGTCCTCGAACATATCAACTACAGTGTTGATAGTGGGGAGTTTGTCACCCTGACTGGTGAAAATGGAGCTGCCAAGACGACGCTGATTAAGGCAAGTCTAGGCATCTTGCAACCAAGATTTGGTAAGGTAACCATCTCAAAGACAAACACTCATGGGAAAAAGCTTAGGATCGCTTATCTTCCCCAGCAGATTGCCAGTTTTAATGCTGGTTTTCCAAGTACGGTTTATGAATTTGTCAAGTCGGGTCGTTATCCGCGAAAGGGCTGGTTCCGTCGTTTGAATGCCCATGATGAGGAGCATATCAAGGCTAGTCTAGACTCGGTTGGTATGTGGGAACACCGTGACAAACGAATTGGGTCCCTCTCGGGAGGGCAAAAGCAACGAGCAGTGATTGCTCGGATGTTTGCTTCTGACCCAGATATCTTCGTCTTGGATGAGCCGACGACAGGGATGGATGCAGGAAGCAAAAATGAATTTTACGAACTCATGCACCATAGTGCTCATCATCATGGCAAGGCTGTTTTGATGATTACCCATGACCCTGAGGAAGTCAAGGACTATGCGGATCGCAATATCCATCTGGTTCGTAACCAAGATTCGCCATGGCGTTGTTTTAACGTTCACGAAAGCGACCAGGAGGTGGACCATGCTTAG
- the adcR gene encoding zinc-dependent transcriptional regulator AdcR, giving the protein MRQLAQEIDNFLNEVILRSENQHEILIGHCTSDVALTNTQEHILMLLSEESLTNSELARRLNVSQAAVTKAIKSLVKEGMLETSRDPKDARVIFYQLTELARPVAEEHHHHHEHTLLAYEQVASQFTPNEQEVIQRFLTALVGEIK; this is encoded by the coding sequence ATGAGACAGCTTGCGCAGGAAATCGATAACTTTTTAAACGAGGTGATCTTGAGATCTGAGAACCAGCATGAAATTCTAATCGGGCATTGCACGAGTGACGTTGCCTTGACCAATACTCAGGAACACATCCTCATGCTCTTGTCAGAAGAATCCCTAACCAACTCGGAGTTGGCCCGTCGCCTTAATGTCAGTCAGGCGGCAGTGACCAAGGCTATCAAATCTTTGGTCAAAGAGGGTATGTTAGAGACATCCAGAGATCCCAAAGATGCGCGTGTGATCTTTTATCAACTGACAGAGCTGGCTCGACCAGTGGCAGAGGAACACCACCATCATCATGAACACACGCTCTTAGCCTATGAACAAGTGGCAAGTCAGTTTACTCCAAATGAACAAGAAGTTATCCAGCGGTTTTTAACTGCTTTAGTAGGAGAAATCAAATAA
- the nt5e gene encoding cell surface ecto-5'-nucleotidase Nt5e, with product MNKRSLLPVLSTALLAPAFLAGQVYAEEATTPAESSAVVATPATSATPAPVESPAVPETSATSEAVVPAETPSAPAESTKSEEKDTVILHTNDVHGRIVEEKGVIGDAKLATVIEQERAKSNQNTLVVDAGDAFQGLPISNSTKGEARAEILNQMQYDAMAVGNHEFDFGLDEVKKYKEILKFPLLSSNTYVNGARLFEASTIVDKDKTVEGDEFVVIGVTTPETATKTHPKNVKGVTFTDPISEVNKVIEEVQAKARAEGKDYKHYVVLAHLGVDTTTPVEWRGSTLAEALSKNPRLKGKRVTVIDGHSHTVESTTYGDNVTYNQTGSYLHNVGKITYKSRQLLGNPTQIPAADAKKLPANPTVEKLVKDIKQKYDAENAVEVVSNSPVELNGDRENVRVRETNLGNVVADSLYQYGQTGFSHPTDIAVTNGGGLRETIAKGKPITKGNVIAVLPFGNTISQIQVTGQQVLDMFEKSLGSILQVDKDGKKVLDENGQPLLEPSGGFLQVSGVKVYYDTNLPSGKRVLAIQVKNRTTGRYDLLDLAKTYYLATNDFLAAGGDGYTMLGGAREEGPSMDAAFEEYLKTADLTQYEKINPNSRTISVDSTTFSLPVETPQTNAAANDATTNVPLTYEVAGQFSKKAVVSEKALPNTGSEQSIFLLLMGMVAGLAGILSSRKPKQK from the coding sequence ATGAACAAACGTTCTTTGTTACCTGTCTTATCGACAGCCCTGTTAGCTCCAGCCTTCTTAGCTGGACAAGTCTATGCTGAAGAAGCAACAACTCCTGCAGAAAGTTCAGCTGTTGTAGCGACTCCAGCTACGTCGGCGACTCCAGCTCCTGTTGAGAGCCCTGCGGTACCGGAAACTTCGGCAACTTCAGAAGCGGTTGTACCTGCAGAAACTCCGTCAGCTCCTGCTGAATCTACCAAAAGCGAAGAAAAGGACACCGTTATCTTACACACCAATGATGTCCATGGTCGTATTGTAGAGGAAAAGGGAGTAATTGGAGATGCCAAGTTAGCGACTGTCATTGAACAGGAGCGTGCGAAGTCAAATCAAAATACTCTGGTAGTTGATGCGGGAGACGCTTTTCAAGGTTTACCGATTTCCAACTCTACTAAGGGTGAAGCGCGTGCTGAAATTCTTAATCAGATGCAGTATGATGCCATGGCAGTAGGAAACCATGAGTTTGACTTTGGTCTTGATGAAGTTAAAAAATACAAGGAAATCTTGAAATTCCCATTACTTAGCTCAAATACCTATGTCAATGGAGCTCGTCTTTTTGAAGCTTCTACAATCGTTGATAAAGATAAGACTGTGGAAGGTGATGAATTTGTTGTAATCGGCGTGACAACACCTGAAACAGCAACCAAAACTCACCCTAAAAATGTCAAAGGGGTAACTTTTACAGATCCAATCTCTGAAGTCAATAAGGTCATCGAAGAAGTTCAAGCCAAGGCTCGTGCAGAAGGTAAGGACTACAAACACTATGTTGTGCTCGCTCACTTGGGTGTAGATACCACAACCCCAGTCGAATGGCGTGGTTCAACTTTGGCAGAAGCCTTGTCTAAAAATCCTCGTTTGAAAGGGAAACGCGTAACAGTAATCGACGGTCACTCTCATACAGTAGAATCAACGACCTATGGAGACAATGTTACCTATAACCAAACAGGGAGTTACCTTCATAATGTAGGGAAAATCACCTACAAATCACGTCAGCTTTTGGGCAATCCAACTCAGATTCCGGCTGCTGATGCTAAAAAATTACCAGCCAATCCAACAGTTGAAAAACTAGTCAAAGACATTAAACAAAAATACGATGCTGAAAATGCTGTTGAAGTCGTTTCAAACAGCCCTGTAGAACTCAACGGAGATCGTGAAAATGTTCGGGTTCGTGAAACTAACCTCGGAAACGTCGTAGCGGACTCGCTCTATCAGTATGGTCAAACAGGATTTAGCCATCCGACAGACATCGCTGTGACAAATGGTGGTGGCTTGCGTGAAACCATTGCAAAAGGCAAACCAATTACTAAAGGAAATGTCATTGCCGTTCTTCCGTTTGGAAATACCATCTCACAAATCCAAGTGACTGGGCAACAAGTCTTGGATATGTTTGAAAAGTCACTCGGATCTATCTTGCAGGTCGATAAAGATGGCAAGAAGGTCTTGGATGAGAACGGACAACCATTGTTAGAACCAAGTGGTGGTTTCTTGCAAGTTTCAGGTGTGAAGGTCTACTATGATACCAACCTACCATCAGGTAAACGTGTCTTGGCCATCCAGGTCAAAAACCGCACGACTGGTCGTTATGATCTTCTAGACCTTGCAAAAACTTACTATCTTGCAACCAATGATTTCCTAGCTGCAGGTGGTGATGGTTACACTATGTTAGGTGGTGCGCGAGAAGAAGGTCCTTCTATGGATGCAGCCTTTGAAGAGTATCTTAAAACCGCTGATTTGACCCAGTATGAAAAGATCAATCCGAACTCACGGACGATTTCTGTGGATTCTACAACTTTTAGTCTACCAGTAGAAACGCCTCAAACGAATGCGGCTGCTAACGATGCGACTACAAATGTACCACTTACTTATGAGGTGGCAGGTCAATTTAGCAAGAAGGCGGTTGTCTCAGAAAAAGCTCTCCCAAATACAGGAAGTGAACAATCCATCTTCTTGCTCTTGATGGGAATGGTAGCTGGTCTGGCAGGTATCTTATCGAGCCGAAAACCAAAGCAAAAATAG